TTGGATGCGTACAGGGGCAGGTCGATCCTGTTAAAACAAGTATGGGCCTTGGGATAATAGTTGCAACTGTCCACACCGTGAATAGTAAATTTCTTGATATTTCCGTCAATTCCCTGAAGCACTGCAAATCCTCGAGATGGCACACCGGATGTTCCGGTAACAAACTGTAGGAGCCGAGCACGCATTTCTTGATCAAAATCTTCCTTCATTATTTCCCAAAACCATGTAACTACTTCGCTACTGCAGCCCTTTCCTTCGAACATACCAGAATATAGTGTATTCTGCTGCCAGTCCACCATGTCAATTTCGGGGAGCCCACAGAGAATAAGTTCAAGTTCGTTCGCGTCAAATACAGTTAACGCTGGTTCTGGGATTATGTCGAAAAAGCCCAGCAGCAACTCGGTAACTTGTGGCTTGATGCGACCTAGCATACGATACTGTAGATTCGCCTCCAGATACTGAGCAAGATTCTCGTTGGTCACTTCCTTGAGAGCCCCGCCTTCCACAAGATCGACTTCGGTGCGAACGCCCAAGCTTTCTTCTGTTGCAGTAAAATCAAGGCACATCAACGAAACGTCTTCCATTTTGGTGAGTTTCTTGAGGGATTGATAGTATTCTTCGTCTTGTGATTGGATATCTTCGAATGTGATAGGCCACCCTAAAAGGTGCTTGTAAAGAGTCCGAACCATGTGACCCTTGACTACTTGCCGATCAAAGAGCGCCCTTCCAAGAATGCGACCAAGAAAGCGAAAGTAAATAAAGTGGTCCTCCGGGCATGACATACCTACACAGGAATAAAAGAAGATTGATGAGTGACACGAGCCAATGCAAAGTCAACTCCCTGTAATGGAATACATACCGCTCGACGGG
The Phaeodactylum tricornutum CCAP 1055/1 PHATR_bd_16x14 genomic scaffold, whole genome shotgun sequence DNA segment above includes these coding regions:
- a CDS encoding predicted protein, producing MSLGRDDLRKRWRVEFLGEPGMDVGGVSREWFQLVTEQIYDPDFGLWLSSVNNQMCMNINPSSGMSCPEDHFIYFRFLGRILGRALFDRQVVKGHMVRTLYKHLLGWPITFEDIQSQDEEYYQSLKKLTKMEDVSLMCLDFTATEESLGVRTEVDLVEGGALKEVTNENLAQYLEANLQYRMLGRIKPQVTELLLGFFDIIPEPALTVFDANELELILCGLPEIDMVDWQQNTLYSGMFEGKGCSSEVVTWFWEIMKEDFDQEMRARLLQFVTGTSGVPSRGFAVLQGIDGNIKKFTIHGVDSCNYYPKAHTCFNRIDLPLYASKKELFDRLKTAITMSGVGFDME